The following proteins come from a genomic window of Rhodohalobacter sp. 614A:
- a CDS encoding TonB-dependent receptor, translated as MKHVLTCLFIFVLANTLQAQTNASIRGYITDSNSGDVLLAATTGIIQLSKGVSTNSEGFFQITNIPPGAYLITASYVGYEDFSQQLTFNEGDDLELHIQLKPKAYQLGEVTVKSLKHEQTKHDIGVAHVDPSFINNLPSLFEDDIFRSLQLLPGVKSSSELSSGLYIRGGSPDQTLILFDHAPVYNPSHFFGFYSTFNPSVITDANLFKGNYPAKYGGRLGSVLSLQNRETNNEKVGGEVSVGMLAASAAVETPFWDRKGGIMVALRRSTIDPVLGILRDSYEDIPEKFYFWDLNSKVYLKPNANNHLSLSIYSGVDHLRFPFAKDAGIRTDYGNQTISGTWQHNFSGTFFGEVHFIGSRYFSQPSFDVASTLSEKENEIFDRTLKMDFEYLPGETHEISFGYSLQLQNLQLLEEYDQNPVFETDIQTHSHAFYIQDDWNVSRKVKFSPGLRIQHMYGTEHLLLEPRISFEYIPSSVLRLQAAYGRFSQYLTMATNDNLSGLDVWYSAGQNMQPAVGDQYGVGAKLQPSENYNVDVEFYYRTMSNLFEPDPYLPDRSGIPYQEIFRYGEGFAYGSELLFKGNLGKLTGFVGYSFSITRRRFYDENSQDWGEFFAPNFDRNHDFSIVASYKINSKWSASTVFRYTSGQPYTQPLGRTFSFESPFAGRGKHQVINGEFNAARMPAYHRLDIGFTRVGSFLGLGSSKFQFQVINVYSRRNIWFYNYDLNKTGPNQREAVKLLPVLPSLSYTVNF; from the coding sequence ATGAAACACGTTCTTACTTGTCTATTTATATTCGTATTAGCGAATACTCTTCAGGCACAAACTAATGCTTCTATACGAGGATACATTACAGATAGTAACTCAGGTGATGTATTGCTTGCTGCAACTACTGGTATTATCCAGCTAAGTAAAGGTGTGTCTACCAACTCCGAAGGTTTTTTTCAGATCACAAATATTCCTCCCGGTGCATATCTAATTACTGCTTCATATGTAGGATATGAGGATTTCAGTCAACAGTTGACATTTAATGAGGGCGATGATCTTGAACTTCATATCCAGTTGAAACCAAAGGCATACCAGCTCGGGGAGGTAACGGTAAAATCATTAAAACATGAACAGACCAAACACGATATAGGTGTTGCTCATGTGGATCCTTCCTTTATTAATAATTTACCGTCGCTATTTGAAGATGATATTTTTAGGTCATTACAGTTATTGCCGGGGGTGAAAAGTAGTTCCGAGCTTTCCAGCGGCCTTTATATTCGGGGAGGAAGTCCGGACCAAACTCTGATTTTATTTGATCATGCTCCGGTTTATAACCCATCACATTTTTTTGGATTTTACTCCACGTTTAATCCTTCTGTGATAACAGATGCGAATCTTTTTAAAGGCAACTATCCTGCTAAATATGGAGGGCGTCTGGGTTCGGTTCTTTCCCTGCAGAACAGAGAAACGAATAATGAGAAAGTTGGGGGAGAAGTTTCTGTTGGAATGCTTGCCGCAAGTGCTGCAGTTGAAACACCATTTTGGGATCGAAAAGGTGGGATTATGGTCGCTCTTCGAAGGTCTACCATTGATCCGGTGTTGGGAATACTTCGTGATTCATATGAGGATATCCCCGAAAAGTTCTATTTCTGGGACCTCAATAGCAAGGTTTATCTTAAGCCTAATGCAAACAACCATTTATCACTATCCATTTATTCCGGGGTAGATCATCTCCGTTTTCCTTTTGCCAAAGATGCCGGCATCCGTACGGATTATGGAAACCAAACCATCAGTGGTACATGGCAGCATAATTTTTCTGGCACTTTTTTTGGTGAAGTTCACTTTATCGGTTCACGCTATTTTAGTCAGCCGTCTTTTGATGTTGCTTCTACTTTATCGGAAAAAGAGAATGAGATTTTTGACCGAACCCTGAAAATGGATTTCGAATACCTTCCCGGTGAAACTCATGAGATTTCGTTTGGCTATTCACTACAATTGCAGAACTTACAATTGCTGGAGGAATACGACCAAAATCCTGTCTTTGAGACTGATATTCAGACCCATTCGCATGCATTCTATATTCAGGATGATTGGAACGTATCCCGAAAGGTTAAGTTTTCTCCGGGATTGCGAATTCAGCATATGTACGGCACAGAGCATTTGTTGCTGGAGCCGAGAATCTCATTTGAATATATCCCGTCTTCAGTACTTCGTTTACAGGCCGCCTATGGAAGATTCAGTCAATATTTGACGATGGCTACGAATGATAATTTGAGCGGGCTCGATGTGTGGTATTCAGCCGGCCAGAATATGCAACCTGCGGTGGGAGACCAATACGGTGTGGGAGCGAAATTACAGCCATCGGAGAATTATAATGTGGATGTGGAATTTTATTATCGAACGATGTCCAATCTGTTCGAACCGGACCCGTATTTACCGGATCGTTCAGGGATTCCCTATCAAGAAATATTCAGATACGGAGAGGGATTTGCTTACGGTTCTGAACTATTATTCAAAGGCAACCTGGGCAAGCTAACGGGGTTTGTTGGCTATTCGTTTAGTATCACGCGAAGAAGATTTTATGATGAAAACTCTCAGGACTGGGGAGAATTTTTTGCCCCGAATTTCGATAGAAACCACGATTTTAGTATCGTTGCTTCATATAAAATCAATTCCAAATGGTCGGCTTCTACTGTATTTCGTTATACAAGTGGCCAACCTTACACCCAGCCTCTCGGCAGAACTTTTTCTTTTGAATCACCCTTTGCCGGAAGAGGAAAACACCAGGTAATAAATGGAGAATTCAATGCAGCACGAATGCCTGCATATCACCGACTCGACATTGGTTTTACCAGAGTGGGCTCATTTCTTGGCTTGGGCAGTTCAAAATTTCAGTTCCAGGTTATTAATGTTTATTCAAGACGCAACATCTGGTTCTATAACTATGATTTAAACAAGACAGGCCCGAATCAAAGAGAGGCGGTTAAATTGCTTCCGGTGCTTCCAAGTTTGTCATATACGGTAAATTTTTAG
- a CDS encoding rhodanese-like domain-containing protein translates to MSKNHSEKFVALVDDALTRIPEISADEVAQKLVRKENFTVIDTREAHEFEDGHLPKAIHLSKGVIERDIEDEIDEYDRELVLYCGGGYRSALAADNLQKMGYTNVKSMAGGWREWTEKQFPTED, encoded by the coding sequence ATGTCGAAGAATCATTCTGAAAAATTTGTTGCTCTTGTTGATGATGCCCTGACACGAATTCCGGAAATATCTGCGGATGAAGTGGCTCAAAAATTGGTTAGGAAGGAAAATTTTACAGTGATTGATACCCGTGAAGCTCACGAATTTGAAGACGGTCATCTGCCAAAGGCTATACACCTGAGTAAAGGAGTTATTGAACGCGATATTGAAGATGAAATTGATGAATATGACCGAGAGTTGGTGCTTTATTGCGGCGGAGGTTATCGCTCGGCACTGGCTGCAGACAACCTGCAAAAGATGGGTTATACCAATGTGAAATCTATGGCCGGCGGTTGGCGTGAATGGACAGAAAAACAATTTCCGACTGAAGACTAA
- a CDS encoding lipopolysaccharide biosynthesis protein, whose protein sequence is MRKLKELFSDSLIYGVSNVLARFINYLLVPFYTDVFSTALYGTVGLVYAAITFLNVVFTFGMESAYLRYAEYREEAADIFKTIQLSLLGFATLLCLLLWLMMPWLLHQFNLGPESSGIFILMLGIVWFDTLGIVPLAELRLVRKTIPFAVLKFVHVIINLSLNFYLILGLNYGIEAVFIANLSASMFVTLMVWVFTADLFKGTWNGEWMKKVIQFGWPFVPAGIGFAINEVLDRFFLNNMDPAVATELYGANITPEDIVGIYNACYKLAVFMLLLVQMYRMAWQPFFMRHAKDEESPKVFGQAFIWYNAASAILFLAVALFKEQIVAIRIPVLNATLIGSDYWLGLEIVPYLLLAYWFHGWYINFSSGVFIKEKTKVLYKITLMGAAITIVANLALIPHFGMIGSAVATLMSYGSMALTLGYFSRKIMHVPYRLRESFGLMVFFAALVLGEPTISGWLGTGWLISKELIFISGISVMGLYLWVLTDRNDEF, encoded by the coding sequence GTGCGAAAACTCAAAGAACTTTTTTCCGATTCGTTGATTTATGGTGTCAGTAATGTGCTGGCACGATTTATCAATTATCTGCTGGTTCCGTTCTACACCGATGTTTTTTCCACTGCACTTTATGGGACTGTTGGGCTGGTTTATGCAGCAATTACATTTTTGAATGTGGTTTTTACCTTTGGAATGGAATCCGCTTACCTGCGATATGCTGAATATCGAGAGGAAGCTGCTGATATTTTTAAGACCATTCAGCTCAGTCTGCTTGGATTTGCTACACTTCTTTGTCTGTTACTTTGGCTGATGATGCCGTGGCTGCTGCACCAGTTTAACTTAGGTCCTGAAAGCTCGGGCATTTTTATCTTAATGCTGGGAATTGTTTGGTTTGATACGCTTGGAATTGTGCCGCTGGCTGAGCTGAGGCTGGTACGAAAAACCATTCCTTTTGCGGTATTAAAATTTGTGCATGTCATCATCAACCTTTCGCTTAATTTTTACCTGATTTTAGGGTTGAATTATGGAATTGAAGCGGTCTTTATTGCTAATCTTTCCGCTTCAATGTTTGTTACGTTAATGGTTTGGGTATTCACAGCAGATTTGTTCAAAGGCACCTGGAATGGGGAGTGGATGAAAAAAGTCATTCAATTCGGATGGCCATTTGTACCCGCAGGAATCGGATTTGCCATCAATGAAGTACTGGACCGCTTTTTCCTGAACAATATGGATCCTGCCGTTGCAACGGAGTTGTACGGAGCCAACATCACTCCCGAAGATATTGTTGGGATTTATAATGCGTGTTACAAACTTGCGGTTTTTATGCTTCTTCTTGTCCAGATGTACCGGATGGCGTGGCAGCCGTTTTTTATGCGACACGCGAAAGACGAGGAGTCTCCAAAAGTATTTGGGCAGGCGTTTATCTGGTATAATGCTGCTTCCGCAATCCTGTTTCTGGCGGTTGCCCTTTTTAAAGAGCAGATTGTTGCAATTCGAATTCCTGTTCTCAATGCTACTTTAATCGGCAGCGATTACTGGCTCGGGTTGGAAATTGTACCTTATCTCTTGCTGGCATATTGGTTTCATGGCTGGTATATCAACTTTTCGTCCGGTGTATTTATCAAAGAAAAAACCAAAGTGTTGTATAAAATTACATTGATGGGCGCCGCGATTACAATCGTTGCTAACCTTGCACTTATTCCACATTTCGGGATGATTGGTTCGGCTGTTGCCACTTTGATGAGTTATGGTTCTATGGCACTTACGCTTGGATACTTCAGCCGGAAAATTATGCATGTGCCTTATCGATTGAGAGAAAGTTTCGGTTTAATGGTATTTTTTGCAGCACTGGTTCTGGGTGAGCCAACAATCTCAGGCTGGCTTGGAACAGGATGGCTCATCTCAAAAGAATTGATATTTATTTCAGGAATTTCTGTAATGGGATTGTATTTATGGGTTCTTACAGATAGAAATGATGAATTTTGA
- a CDS encoding four helix bundle protein: MTRSGNVIQEKSFKFALDIIGLCKELKARKEFEISRQLLRAGTSIGANVEEGIAAYSKKDFMHKMSIASKEGRETNYWLRLVKASNLVEVPDQYFSDINEINSILTSIVKTTSESLK, encoded by the coding sequence ATGACGAGATCAGGAAATGTAATTCAGGAGAAGAGTTTTAAATTCGCGCTCGACATTATTGGGTTATGTAAAGAATTGAAAGCAAGAAAAGAGTTTGAAATTTCGAGACAGCTACTGAGGGCAGGAACAAGTATTGGCGCAAATGTTGAAGAAGGAATTGCCGCTTATTCCAAGAAAGATTTTATGCATAAAATGAGTATTGCTTCCAAAGAAGGGAGAGAGACAAATTATTGGTTGAGGCTTGTGAAAGCGAGTAATTTAGTTGAAGTTCCCGATCAATATTTTTCTGATATCAACGAGATAAATTCTATTTTGACATCAATTGTAAAAACAACTTCTGAGTCACTGAAGTAA
- a CDS encoding HIT family protein has translation MATIFTKIIRGEIPCYKVAENDTHFAFLDINPIAEGHTLVVPKKETDYIFDLSDEDLAQTVIFAKKIAFAIDRALKPIRTGVILEGLEVPHAHVHLVPIYEESQNVSLRNKVEVSKEKMEVLAKSIADEVRL, from the coding sequence ATGGCAACCATTTTTACAAAAATTATTCGCGGCGAGATTCCATGCTACAAGGTGGCAGAAAATGATACGCATTTCGCTTTTCTTGATATCAATCCCATAGCCGAAGGACATACGCTGGTGGTTCCGAAGAAAGAAACAGATTATATATTTGATCTTTCTGATGAGGATCTTGCACAAACCGTAATTTTTGCTAAAAAGATCGCTTTTGCCATTGATCGTGCCTTAAAACCCATCCGTACAGGTGTTATCCTGGAAGGGTTGGAAGTACCGCATGCGCACGTGCATCTTGTTCCCATCTATGAGGAGAGTCAAAACGTATCGCTCAGAAACAAGGTTGAAGTATCAAAAGAGAAAATGGAAGTACTGGCGAAATCCATTGCTGATGAGGTTCGGTTATGA
- the recN gene encoding DNA repair protein RecN: MIKSLHIKDFALIDELDVQFQPGLNVLTGQTGAGKSIIIGALHMILGERADTDVIRKGADKAISEAFIYVGKNDYLKNLLEEQSIDYSEELILRREIRQHGSRAFINDTPVNISVLKQVGDQLVDLHGQYDHQLLLKEEHHQGVIDQFDSIEPVLESYQKEYRSMQDLQKQLRDLRKKERELKDKTELYKFQVKELETAELDPHEEEELEAEMNLLDNAEDLDQKASAITEIGNGDEVSLMDMLNTIKLNLEDMARIEPEFGTYLQEVTTARISIQETIQFAERYRDRIEFNPQRLEKLRQRQSELNRLQKKYQRSIPDLISYLNEIKSELNVAENFDVEIERIEKKIEDQAHILKEKAVDLHEEREAIGRYLSDDIVLSLKNLGIQHGQFKVEVAWRFLGKGWIDIDGQKVDCNEDGCDDVRFFISTNKGEDPKPLATIASGGEVSRVMLSLKSILAREQKLPVMIFDEIDTGISGEISEKVGRVMRGLSEMCQIVAITHQPQIASQAHKHYKVQKVEEDDRTVTKILPLSDEEHIREVASLMSGEQITESALTSARELIDRGGMRN; the protein is encoded by the coding sequence ATGATCAAATCTCTCCACATTAAAGATTTTGCGCTGATTGATGAACTGGATGTTCAATTTCAGCCGGGACTCAATGTACTCACGGGACAAACCGGCGCGGGTAAATCAATTATTATCGGCGCACTGCACATGATTTTGGGCGAGCGTGCCGATACGGATGTCATCAGAAAAGGGGCAGACAAGGCCATTTCTGAAGCATTTATTTACGTAGGGAAGAATGATTATTTAAAAAATCTGCTTGAAGAGCAATCCATTGATTATAGCGAAGAACTCATTCTTCGGCGGGAGATTCGGCAACATGGTAGCCGTGCGTTTATTAATGATACGCCGGTAAATATTTCTGTCTTAAAGCAGGTGGGGGATCAGCTTGTGGATCTGCATGGCCAATACGATCATCAGCTTTTGTTGAAAGAAGAACACCATCAAGGCGTGATTGATCAGTTTGATTCCATTGAGCCGGTGTTAGAATCCTATCAAAAAGAATACCGGTCCATGCAGGATTTGCAAAAGCAATTGCGGGATCTCAGGAAAAAAGAACGGGAGCTTAAAGACAAAACCGAGCTCTACAAATTCCAGGTAAAAGAATTGGAAACGGCTGAACTGGATCCCCATGAAGAGGAGGAGCTTGAAGCTGAAATGAATCTTTTGGACAATGCCGAAGATCTGGACCAGAAGGCATCAGCAATTACTGAGATCGGCAATGGCGATGAAGTGAGCCTGATGGACATGCTGAATACCATCAAACTGAACCTGGAAGATATGGCACGGATTGAACCGGAATTTGGAACGTATCTCCAGGAGGTAACAACGGCGAGAATCAGTATCCAGGAGACCATTCAATTTGCTGAACGGTATCGTGATCGGATTGAATTTAATCCGCAGAGGTTGGAGAAGCTTCGCCAGCGTCAGTCTGAACTTAATCGACTTCAGAAAAAATACCAGAGATCCATTCCGGATCTGATTTCTTATCTGAATGAAATCAAATCGGAATTGAATGTTGCCGAAAATTTTGATGTAGAGATTGAACGGATTGAGAAGAAAATTGAGGATCAGGCTCATATTCTGAAGGAAAAAGCTGTAGACCTTCATGAGGAAAGAGAGGCTATTGGCCGATATCTTTCAGACGATATTGTACTTTCCCTGAAAAATCTGGGCATCCAACACGGACAATTTAAAGTGGAGGTTGCCTGGAGATTTTTGGGAAAAGGCTGGATTGATATCGACGGACAAAAAGTGGATTGTAATGAAGATGGCTGCGATGATGTGCGCTTTTTTATCTCCACAAATAAAGGTGAAGATCCCAAGCCATTAGCCACGATAGCATCCGGCGGGGAAGTAAGCCGCGTGATGTTATCACTCAAATCTATTTTGGCGCGAGAGCAAAAACTGCCGGTTATGATTTTCGATGAAATTGATACGGGAATCAGCGGCGAAATATCCGAAAAAGTAGGCCGTGTGATGCGGGGTCTTTCCGAAATGTGCCAGATTGTAGCAATTACACATCAACCACAAATTGCAAGCCAGGCGCATAAACATTACAAAGTGCAGAAAGTAGAAGAGGATGATCGGACGGTTACCAAAATTCTTCCGCTTTCTGATGAGGAACATATCCGCGAAGTTGCGAGTTTGATGAGTGGGGAGCAGATTACCGAATCGGCTCTTACCAGTGCCCGCGAATTGATAGACCGTGGCGGGATGAGAAACTGA
- a CDS encoding DUF4249 family protein, giving the protein MKKALLSIFFLVILYGCDLYEVEQFEETYAIESYLIADENLPQVMVTKTLPIGAKFNKNRIAIPNATVEISLLKADGSIDEKYVFFHTKSGQYLPETEVLVKPKRWYQLTVTMTDGSLVEAKTFVPDTFTIANEIEGAYVYQSNSKISISATPSSYYNRSSYYMFTAEAVETVEENLTPYYKDLVKDKGSWINSYYINSSEITNENKYKRDSSGNLSMEIPWSLFAFYGQNDVSISAIDDNIYDYMRSSDDITAGTTLGSTSVQNVKYNVTGGIGIFGSLARVTKRVEITP; this is encoded by the coding sequence ATGAAGAAAGCACTGTTATCTATATTTTTTCTTGTCATTTTATACGGATGTGATCTCTACGAGGTAGAGCAGTTTGAAGAGACATATGCGATTGAATCTTACCTTATCGCTGATGAAAACCTGCCACAAGTAATGGTTACAAAAACCTTACCCATTGGTGCAAAATTTAACAAGAACCGTATTGCCATTCCAAATGCAACCGTGGAAATTTCTCTGTTGAAAGCGGATGGTTCAATTGATGAGAAATATGTTTTTTTTCACACTAAATCAGGTCAGTATTTGCCGGAAACTGAGGTATTGGTAAAACCTAAAAGATGGTATCAACTAACCGTTACGATGACGGACGGAAGCCTCGTTGAAGCGAAAACATTTGTTCCCGATACATTTACGATTGCTAATGAGATAGAGGGTGCCTATGTCTATCAGAGCAATTCGAAAATTTCCATTTCTGCCACTCCAAGCAGTTATTACAATCGGTCTTCGTACTATATGTTTACGGCGGAAGCAGTTGAAACTGTTGAAGAAAACTTAACTCCTTATTACAAAGATCTTGTCAAAGACAAGGGCAGCTGGATTAACAGTTACTATATCAACTCTTCAGAAATTACGAACGAGAATAAGTATAAAAGAGATTCAAGCGGCAACTTATCTATGGAAATTCCCTGGTCTCTTTTTGCTTTTTATGGCCAAAACGATGTTTCAATCAGTGCCATAGATGACAATATTTATGACTACATGCGTTCTTCTGACGACATTACGGCTGGCACAACTTTAGGATCAACAAGCGTTCAAAATGTGAAATATAATGTAACCGGCGGTATTGGTATTTTCGGTAGCCTTGCAAGAGTTACAAAGCGGGTTGAAATTACTCCATAG
- a CDS encoding flavodoxin family protein, translating to MKICLLFFNFLLMASTVIAQTSVLITYHSETGNTEKMAQAVAEGANSVEGVSVKILTTAETRESDLLEADAIIIGSPVHNANVSAEVQRFIASLPFEDEPLKNKIGAVFVTGGGISAGEEIVQMNMIQSMLVFGMIIVGGPDWTQPFGASAITSEPPFTANSTEDISDQFLQKGRLLGKRVAEISTNFSKE from the coding sequence ATGAAAATCTGCCTGCTCTTTTTCAATTTTTTGTTGATGGCGTCAACCGTCATCGCTCAAACCTCGGTACTGATTACCTACCACAGCGAAACCGGTAATACAGAGAAAATGGCACAGGCGGTTGCTGAAGGCGCAAACTCTGTTGAAGGAGTATCTGTAAAAATTTTGACAACGGCCGAAACGAGAGAATCAGACTTGTTGGAAGCTGACGCCATTATCATCGGAAGTCCGGTTCATAATGCGAATGTATCTGCTGAAGTTCAGCGTTTTATTGCATCCTTGCCCTTTGAAGATGAGCCGCTAAAGAATAAGATAGGAGCGGTATTTGTGACGGGAGGAGGAATATCTGCCGGCGAAGAAATTGTTCAAATGAATATGATCCAGAGCATGCTGGTTTTCGGGATGATTATTGTGGGAGGCCCGGACTGGACACAACCATTTGGTGCTTCCGCTATTACATCTGAACCGCCGTTTACGGCAAATTCAACAGAAGATATATCCGATCAGTTTCTACAAAAAGGGAGGCTTTTAGGCAAACGGGTGGCTGAGATTTCAACAAATTTCAGCAAAGAATAA
- a CDS encoding type II 3-dehydroquinate dehydratase translates to MRILILNGPNLNLLGKRDEAVYGTETLNDVEDLLSQSYPDHDFIFVQSNHEGDLIDAIQSVRTGTIDAVVANWGGFTHSSVAIHDALELISVPKVEVHISNIHAREEFRERSITGKAMNGIITGFGINSYVLGVQAALQLISKK, encoded by the coding sequence ATGAGAATTTTGATTTTAAACGGACCCAACCTGAATTTACTCGGAAAGCGGGATGAAGCCGTTTACGGTACTGAAACGCTCAACGATGTAGAAGATCTGTTGAGCCAATCCTATCCCGATCATGATTTTATTTTTGTGCAGAGTAACCACGAGGGAGATTTGATCGATGCCATTCAATCCGTACGAACCGGAACGATAGACGCTGTGGTTGCGAATTGGGGCGGGTTTACGCATTCATCCGTTGCCATTCATGACGCCCTGGAACTTATTTCCGTGCCAAAAGTGGAAGTGCATATTTCCAACATTCATGCCCGGGAAGAGTTTCGTGAACGGTCCATAACCGGCAAAGCGATGAATGGAATTATTACCGGATTTGGAATCAACAGCTATGTGCTCGGCGTGCAGGCCGCTCTGCAACTCATTTCGAAAAAATAA
- a CDS encoding phospholipase D-like domain-containing protein, which produces MKSEKPKVKRFRFEAEYFFLLFTSYLRLNTLKKTTGYFLLFYLITPVLHEIHAQNADTSSVEWIEVYFNMPADHSVAKENNKANDEHDLVKTLVDLIDSAKYSVDLAIYDLENMKVGRALVHAAERGVRVRVVTDYYNRFNDRELDEKMWTTLRSAGIYSIDDGGDVFHPDGSVTSNRLVGASYDMHNKFAVIDILSENPDDHYVWTGSMNLTYTGPINTNNTIVIKDSGIAEAYYKEFCQMWGGEGDLPNPGLARYHKDKQYVGESIFFVDSTQVELFFAPINRDRTKPSPGTRIYELIRDEAEQDVNFLAFAITHNIPMSQEMWRRSFRDGIKLQGLIDPRFYAQYRNAGIIWATPEARMGTRNIRQANELRTLHSKIMLIDVTKPFENNRGIAIAGSYNYSKNAEENNDENLLIFHSPTIANQYYQDFMGAMNRAIGAAAPPVPPIDINEWYTVSEVIDGNMFQIEIAEGFGYPVRLLGVDAPRMYAGQDSSEYFSGHAAVFLRNLLEGKEVRLKGFNLGVPESRYSSYRAYVEMRDGNGNIKHINSELIKKGFGEWTPYFRQHPDSVSAFQQYERLARGMRVGMWRNTEKVGELIPRVHLENANTQVAITFPININTANMETLQALTGIGPTYATRIVQYRLEHGLFKDVDELTNIRGIGPVTMQKLRPYVTVE; this is translated from the coding sequence GTGAAAAGCGAAAAACCAAAAGTGAAAAGGTTCCGGTTCGAAGCCGAATACTTCTTTTTACTTTTCACGTCTTACCTCCGCTTAAACACACTTAAAAAAACCACCGGATATTTTCTCCTCTTTTATTTGATCACACCGGTTCTTCATGAAATTCATGCCCAGAATGCCGATACCAGTTCAGTAGAATGGATTGAAGTGTATTTCAATATGCCGGCAGATCATTCTGTGGCCAAAGAGAACAACAAGGCTAATGATGAGCATGATCTGGTTAAGACACTGGTGGATTTGATCGACTCCGCAAAATACAGTGTTGATTTGGCTATTTACGATTTGGAAAATATGAAAGTGGGCCGGGCGTTGGTTCATGCGGCCGAAAGGGGAGTACGGGTTCGGGTAGTTACCGATTATTACAATCGTTTCAACGACCGTGAGTTGGATGAGAAAATGTGGACTACGCTGCGGAGCGCCGGAATTTACAGTATAGATGATGGCGGCGATGTATTTCACCCCGACGGATCGGTAACATCAAACCGGTTGGTCGGTGCCAGTTACGATATGCACAACAAGTTTGCCGTGATCGATATTCTGAGTGAGAATCCTGATGACCATTATGTGTGGACCGGCTCCATGAACCTGACGTATACAGGCCCGATCAACACCAATAATACCATTGTAATTAAAGACAGCGGAATTGCCGAGGCATATTACAAGGAGTTTTGCCAGATGTGGGGCGGAGAGGGAGATCTTCCAAATCCCGGGTTGGCGCGTTATCATAAAGACAAACAGTACGTGGGAGAGAGTATCTTTTTTGTTGATTCGACCCAAGTGGAGTTGTTTTTTGCTCCGATCAACCGGGACCGAACCAAACCTTCGCCCGGTACCAGGATTTATGAATTGATTCGGGATGAAGCCGAGCAGGATGTCAATTTTCTGGCGTTTGCAATTACGCACAATATCCCGATGAGCCAGGAGATGTGGCGGCGCTCTTTTCGTGACGGGATTAAACTACAGGGATTGATTGATCCGCGATTTTACGCCCAATACAGAAATGCCGGTATTATCTGGGCTACGCCTGAGGCTCGAATGGGAACGCGCAATATCCGCCAGGCAAATGAACTTCGGACGCTTCACAGCAAAATCATGCTGATTGATGTGACCAAACCGTTCGAGAATAATCGTGGAATTGCTATTGCGGGATCGTACAACTATTCCAAAAATGCTGAGGAAAATAACGATGAAAATTTGTTGATTTTTCACTCCCCAACCATTGCCAATCAATATTACCAGGATTTTATGGGTGCGATGAATCGTGCTATTGGGGCGGCCGCACCACCCGTTCCTCCAATTGATATCAATGAATGGTACACCGTTTCGGAAGTTATTGACGGCAATATGTTCCAAATTGAGATTGCCGAAGGTTTTGGATACCCGGTCAGATTACTTGGAGTGGATGCACCGCGAATGTACGCGGGTCAGGATTCATCTGAATATTTTTCCGGGCATGCAGCTGTTTTCCTGAGAAATCTTCTTGAGGGAAAAGAGGTAAGATTAAAAGGGTTCAACCTGGGAGTTCCGGAATCTCGTTACAGTTCGTACCGGGCGTATGTTGAAATGCGTGACGGGAATGGAAATATTAAACACATAAATTCAGAATTGATTAAAAAGGGTTTTGGGGAATGGACCCCGTATTTCCGTCAGCATCCGGATTCGGTAAGTGCCTTTCAACAATACGAAAGACTGGCACGGGGGATGAGAGTTGGTATGTGGAGGAATACAGAAAAAGTTGGCGAATTGATACCAAGAGTTCATTTGGAAAATGCAAATACCCAAGTTGCCATCACATTTCCAATCAATATAAATACCGCAAATATGGAGACATTGCAGGCACTTACCGGAATTGGCCCCACCTATGCCACACGAATTGTACAATACAGGCTGGAACACGGACTCTTCAAAGATGTGGATGAGCTGACCAATATTCGTGGAATCGGGCCTGTAACTATGCAGAAATTGAGACCATACGTGACTGTTGAGTAG